The [Bacillus] selenitireducens MLS10 genome includes a region encoding these proteins:
- a CDS encoding sensor domain-containing diguanylate cyclase, whose protein sequence is MSMKQLDTIQANKEGDPIKSPQPFQLNKKRLFLLLALGLLFMSLLGLLFNRTYVSTKESYMGAEMDAFESKIYTTLELYENFSDFIFEEHINQDDVLALVEQGVFGTEDEQNAARRMLFSELSETYDAVLNYDFRQLHFHTREGDSFLRFHAPELYGDSLMDIRDSIRMANTEERFVFGFEEGRIFNGYRFVYPLHRNGRHLGSVEVSISMGSLVQMIGSLYPDDVLTFVIREDIVRDTVFESEQTNYSTAPFFPGYALDEGISSQSERCVCDTAFSMNCSVIETIVSDNEELTGEGASFNRLTTQNGQDVLVNFLSVTNLSDQHVAYLIGMHEIEDGSVFGHYHLNRDLALLALFFSFYAYSIFMYERKQKQLGILANTDQLTGLFNRHYMMKQLEDNRQKGSGFKQPAILILLDIDRFKRINDEFGHQTGDAVLSETGALLHKLAGSHGTAARWGGEEFVLYLPGYAKAEGTAFAEQVRSAIETHAYSKGLSVTASIGVSSTEDPDTPHIDALVQRADHKMYEAKEAGRNLVKA, encoded by the coding sequence ATGTCGATGAAGCAGCTCGACACCATTCAGGCAAACAAAGAAGGTGATCCTATTAAGTCTCCACAACCGTTTCAGCTCAATAAAAAAAGACTGTTTCTGTTGCTGGCACTGGGCCTGTTGTTCATGAGCCTCCTCGGTCTCCTGTTCAACCGCACTTATGTCTCGACAAAAGAATCCTATATGGGTGCGGAGATGGATGCCTTTGAATCCAAAATCTACACCACGCTCGAACTCTACGAGAATTTTTCTGACTTTATTTTTGAAGAGCACATCAATCAGGATGATGTCCTTGCCCTGGTCGAACAGGGCGTATTCGGCACGGAAGACGAACAGAACGCTGCGCGGCGAATGCTCTTCAGTGAACTCTCTGAAACCTATGACGCGGTGTTGAACTATGATTTCAGACAACTCCATTTTCACACCAGGGAGGGCGACAGTTTTCTTCGCTTCCATGCCCCGGAACTTTATGGTGATTCACTGATGGACATACGTGACTCCATCAGAATGGCCAATACCGAAGAACGCTTCGTCTTCGGCTTCGAAGAGGGGCGTATCTTTAACGGCTACCGGTTTGTCTATCCCCTTCACCGAAACGGGCGGCATCTCGGATCTGTGGAAGTCTCGATTTCCATGGGAAGCCTTGTTCAGATGATCGGGAGTCTGTACCCTGATGATGTTTTGACCTTCGTCATCCGTGAAGACATCGTCAGAGATACCGTATTCGAATCCGAACAGACGAACTATTCAACGGCCCCCTTCTTCCCCGGCTATGCCCTGGATGAAGGCATCTCCTCTCAATCTGAACGTTGTGTATGTGACACGGCATTCAGTATGAACTGCAGTGTCATCGAGACCATCGTCTCAGATAACGAAGAGCTGACCGGAGAGGGCGCAAGCTTTAATCGGCTGACAACGCAAAACGGACAGGATGTCCTCGTCAATTTCCTGTCTGTTACGAACCTCTCGGATCAGCACGTCGCCTACCTGATCGGCATGCATGAAATCGAGGACGGCAGCGTTTTTGGCCACTATCACCTGAACCGGGACCTTGCTTTGCTTGCCCTTTTCTTTTCCTTCTATGCCTATTCCATCTTTATGTATGAACGCAAACAAAAACAGCTCGGGATTCTCGCGAATACGGATCAACTCACCGGCCTCTTTAACCGGCACTACATGATGAAACAGTTGGAAGACAACCGCCAAAAGGGATCAGGATTCAAGCAGCCCGCAATACTGATTCTCCTTGACATCGACCGCTTCAAACGGATCAATGATGAGTTCGGTCACCAGACCGGTGATGCGGTCCTCTCTGAAACAGGTGCCCTGTTACACAAGCTTGCCGGTTCCCATGGCACAGCTGCCCGCTGGGGCGGAGAGGAGTTTGTGCTGTACCTTCCGGGCTATGCCAAAGCGGAAGGAACCGCCTTTGCCGAACAGGTCCGCTCAGCCATCGAAACACATGCATACAGCAAAGGACTGTCTGTCACGGCGAGTATCGGTGTCTCCTCCACCGAAGACCCGGATACCCCGCATATCGATGCCCTCGTTCAGCGTGCAGACCATAAGATGTATGAAGCGAAGGAAGCCGGGCGAAATCTTGTTAAAGCCTGA
- a CDS encoding MalT transcriptional regulator family protein gives MHPGILYTKTVVPPADDAVVERLVRFSDILQDLQRSDAFSRRLTLVQAPAGFGKTTAVRNWITHSGKPAAWYAMDEQDHHPLTFWSYVMAAIGVIQPETVREPQAILMNPETDDPGDDSWTSWMVPFLNALMHAEDPFLIVIDDFHFASSPEITSAMAYLIEHLPSTVHVLITTRERPPWPIVKWQAKGWLTDVGKDRLRFSIPEADMLFEKRGVRVNPSLTEELVNWSEGWITGLELTLVSHLYGTMQPGHDALGHSDLGVKTLTAFLTEEVLRQLPGHLLDFMETSAVLHKFSPVMCDEVLERSDSQEVIRFLEEKQLFLVRLNDDGSWFRYHHIMGETLTDRLRQSDPAVIRRIHQRASDWLSRNGALHEAIHHADKAEDEGRVAQILHYHAESLTYSREPVAFIERINALSHERLRSFPELFAYSLFYRLLMKGHDGCDALINEARTLSCDNRQNQLVYEGMLDVLSFFYWTGHHAFDKARVYADSALEKLPQENYFWRMSAAVFSGDLLYYAGAPEEALPYFEEAHAMNLKHERHYFAISTELKKAVTFFELGRLSDARKTVASIEQLAEAHGFSGISKMGFVHTLEGELTREQGNLEEAARLHDKARSRLPDEHGLLAWHHLFEAKLRYSDGRVTDALQIINRILKPEQVNQIPRYMLLQASKRKLIYLMKLNRYDEAYALLDETGIRQGEGFPESPRPACHRPSRLESQGRNRYR, from the coding sequence ATGCACCCCGGAATCCTGTATACAAAAACCGTCGTCCCGCCGGCAGACGATGCCGTTGTCGAGCGGCTCGTCCGTTTCTCGGATATCCTTCAGGACCTTCAGCGTTCTGACGCATTCTCCCGTCGCCTGACGCTCGTTCAGGCACCTGCAGGATTCGGCAAAACGACCGCTGTCCGAAACTGGATCACGCACAGCGGCAAACCTGCCGCCTGGTATGCCATGGATGAACAGGACCATCATCCGCTCACATTCTGGTCGTACGTGATGGCCGCCATCGGGGTCATACAGCCGGAGACGGTCCGCGAACCCCAGGCGATTCTGATGAATCCCGAGACCGATGATCCGGGTGACGACTCCTGGACGTCATGGATGGTGCCTTTTCTGAACGCACTGATGCATGCCGAAGACCCGTTTCTCATCGTCATTGATGATTTTCATTTTGCCTCCTCACCGGAAATCACAAGCGCGATGGCCTATCTGATCGAACACCTGCCATCAACTGTACATGTGCTCATCACAACGAGAGAGCGCCCGCCATGGCCCATTGTCAAATGGCAGGCGAAAGGGTGGCTTACGGATGTGGGGAAAGACAGGCTGCGTTTCTCCATTCCCGAAGCAGACATGCTTTTTGAGAAACGCGGCGTCCGCGTGAACCCGTCACTCACAGAAGAGCTCGTCAACTGGTCTGAAGGCTGGATTACCGGACTCGAATTAACCCTCGTCTCCCATCTCTATGGAACCATGCAACCTGGGCATGACGCACTCGGCCACTCTGATCTTGGCGTAAAGACACTGACAGCCTTCCTGACTGAAGAGGTCCTCAGACAGCTCCCCGGCCACCTCCTTGACTTTATGGAGACGTCTGCCGTCTTGCACAAATTCTCTCCGGTTATGTGTGACGAGGTCCTTGAACGGTCCGACAGTCAGGAAGTGATCCGGTTCCTGGAAGAAAAACAGCTGTTTCTTGTTCGGCTCAATGATGACGGAAGCTGGTTCCGCTACCACCACATCATGGGGGAAACATTGACAGACCGCCTCCGTCAATCGGACCCGGCCGTCATCCGCCGCATTCATCAACGTGCAAGCGACTGGCTGAGCAGAAACGGGGCGTTGCATGAAGCCATTCACCACGCAGACAAAGCAGAAGATGAAGGGAGAGTTGCGCAGATCCTTCACTATCACGCGGAATCACTCACCTATTCGAGGGAACCCGTTGCCTTTATTGAACGGATCAATGCCCTTTCACATGAACGGCTCCGATCCTTTCCTGAACTTTTTGCCTACAGTCTTTTCTACCGCCTGCTTATGAAAGGCCATGACGGGTGTGATGCGCTGATTAACGAAGCACGTACCCTTAGCTGCGACAACAGACAGAATCAGCTGGTTTACGAAGGCATGCTTGACGTCCTAAGCTTCTTTTACTGGACCGGCCATCACGCCTTTGACAAAGCCCGTGTCTACGCAGACAGCGCCCTCGAGAAGCTGCCACAAGAAAACTATTTCTGGCGGATGAGTGCCGCCGTGTTTTCAGGTGATCTGCTTTACTATGCCGGTGCACCTGAAGAGGCACTTCCTTACTTTGAAGAGGCACACGCCATGAACCTCAAACATGAACGGCATTATTTCGCCATCTCAACGGAGTTAAAGAAAGCCGTCACCTTCTTTGAACTAGGCAGGCTCTCCGATGCCCGGAAGACCGTTGCTTCAATCGAGCAGCTAGCAGAGGCTCACGGCTTCTCCGGAATCTCGAAGATGGGCTTTGTTCATACGCTTGAGGGGGAGTTGACCCGAGAACAAGGCAATCTCGAAGAAGCGGCCCGTCTTCATGACAAAGCCCGCTCACGGCTTCCTGATGAGCACGGACTCCTTGCCTGGCATCACTTGTTTGAGGCAAAACTCCGCTATTCGGACGGCAGAGTGACAGACGCCCTTCAGATCATCAACCGCATACTGAAACCGGAACAGGTGAACCAGATCCCCCGGTATATGCTGCTTCAGGCCAGCAAACGAAAGCTCATTTATCTCATGAAACTGAACCGGTACGATGAGGCATACGCGCTTCTTGATGAAACAGGGATTCGACAGGGAGAGGGCTTTCCGGAGTCCCCCCGACCTGCATGTCACCGCCCTTCTCGCCTGGAGTCTCAGGGCAGGAACCGATATCGGTGA
- a CDS encoding ABC transporter permease encodes MKHTESFAGMRVLLLLALRRDRIKLPVWIASITAFAAWIVHIYGDFSPREMTEVTVMASISPGMRVLVAPVTEAGVGELGSFFLLRMSLILALFVALMSVQLVLRHTRMNEETGCAELTGSLPVGRYALLGAAMILGAGSNLVLGVALSLSFAVQGLDTFGAWLAGMSFAGLGFVMTAVASVAAQLSETQRGASGYATMALAGFAGIASVSNVIGDVHESGFGFTSHWLAWLSPIGWLQQVQAFEENRWLPLVLLYGAGLCLMYMATLIAEGRDIGAGVLPARKGPAYGAPRLLSPFGLAWRLQRKTLIAWFLPVAAFAAIFGASSGEYGEIAEGIAAFEAVIESEAYFLMSFISIMTAILSIYAMQTIMRMRAEEKSGLVEMLLATAVPRTTWVRSYAFLGLAGAFVLILTFTSMLTVSSGAGMDVFSDYLLAGLAQGTALFALSGAVLFFFGWLPRFAVTLSWLAVFASILAGPFFGAILELPEWVLNVSPFSHVAIMPEEVSAFSLAMLLVTGLILLILGVTGFQRRSLTLT; translated from the coding sequence GTGAAGCATACAGAGTCATTTGCCGGAATGCGAGTTCTGCTTCTCCTTGCGTTGCGTCGGGACCGGATCAAGCTCCCTGTCTGGATCGCAAGCATCACCGCATTTGCGGCTTGGATCGTGCATATTTACGGGGACTTCTCCCCCCGGGAGATGACCGAAGTGACGGTCATGGCATCCATCAGTCCGGGGATGCGGGTGCTCGTTGCTCCGGTGACGGAAGCGGGGGTTGGTGAACTGGGTTCTTTCTTTCTGCTCAGAATGTCACTGATTCTCGCCCTCTTCGTTGCGCTGATGAGTGTGCAGCTTGTGTTGCGCCATACAAGGATGAACGAAGAGACCGGCTGTGCCGAGTTGACGGGCTCACTGCCTGTGGGACGCTATGCCCTCTTGGGTGCAGCCATGATTCTCGGTGCCGGTTCGAACCTTGTTTTGGGGGTGGCCCTGTCTCTTTCCTTTGCCGTTCAGGGGCTGGACACTTTTGGGGCATGGCTTGCCGGCATGTCTTTTGCCGGTCTCGGTTTTGTCATGACCGCGGTTGCATCCGTGGCCGCACAGCTGTCCGAGACGCAGCGCGGGGCATCGGGCTACGCGACAATGGCACTGGCCGGCTTTGCAGGCATTGCGTCTGTCAGTAACGTGATCGGTGACGTGCATGAGAGCGGGTTCGGATTTACGAGCCATTGGCTGGCTTGGCTGTCGCCAATCGGTTGGCTGCAACAGGTACAGGCCTTCGAAGAGAATCGGTGGCTGCCTCTCGTGCTGCTGTATGGTGCCGGATTGTGTCTGATGTACATGGCAACCCTCATCGCGGAGGGTCGGGATATCGGGGCGGGTGTGCTGCCTGCGAGAAAAGGACCGGCTTATGGTGCACCTCGTCTTCTCAGCCCTTTTGGTCTCGCCTGGCGATTGCAGCGAAAGACCCTGATCGCCTGGTTTCTTCCGGTTGCGGCTTTTGCCGCCATCTTTGGAGCATCAAGCGGGGAATACGGTGAAATTGCTGAGGGGATTGCCGCTTTTGAGGCGGTTATTGAATCAGAAGCCTATTTTCTCATGTCGTTTATCAGCATCATGACTGCCATTCTGTCCATCTATGCCATGCAGACGATCATGCGGATGCGCGCAGAGGAGAAAAGCGGTCTTGTGGAAATGCTTCTGGCTACGGCGGTTCCCCGTACGACATGGGTCAGAAGCTATGCGTTTCTGGGTCTTGCCGGGGCGTTTGTACTGATCCTGACCTTCACATCGATGCTTACCGTTTCCTCAGGAGCGGGCATGGACGTCTTCAGTGATTATCTCCTTGCGGGGCTCGCGCAGGGTACAGCGCTTTTTGCCCTGTCAGGTGCCGTCCTGTTCTTCTTTGGCTGGCTGCCCCGCTTTGCGGTGACGCTCTCCTGGTTGGCCGTGTTTGCTTCGATCCTTGCCGGGCCTTTTTTCGGGGCGATTCTGGAACTGCCTGAATGGGTGCTGAACGTATCCCCGTTCTCCCATGTGGCCATTATGCCGGAAGAGGTAAGTGCATTCTCCCTTGCGATGCTTCTCGTCACCGGGCTGATCCTGTTGATCCTTGGTGTAACGGGGTTTCAAAGGCGCTCTCTCACATTGACATAA
- a CDS encoding ABC transporter ATP-binding protein, whose protein sequence is MSIIAINQLSKSYGQVKALRDISLHVEEGDCIGFLGPNGAGKTTAIRILLGLIKRTAGDVHVFGMDAWKDAVAIHRRLAYVPGDVHLWPNLTGGEVIDVFGKLRGSVDRKRRDQLISRFDFDPTKKCGTYSKGNRQKVGLISAFASDVDLYILDEPTSGLDPLMTQVFQECVEELKARGKTILMSSHILSDVERLCDDISMIRQGEIVESGKLSDLRHMTRLHLKVETALETTGLSRVPGVSNVRREGRITAFEVDHDAMDPVLSQVITYQVKHLESRPPSLEDLFMQHYGQREPVQEEGREVL, encoded by the coding sequence ATGTCAATTATCGCAATCAATCAGCTGTCAAAGTCCTACGGTCAGGTGAAGGCACTCCGGGATATCAGTCTGCATGTGGAAGAGGGGGATTGCATCGGGTTTCTCGGACCAAACGGTGCCGGGAAAACGACGGCCATCCGTATTTTACTCGGTCTCATCAAACGGACGGCTGGAGACGTGCATGTGTTTGGCATGGATGCATGGAAAGATGCGGTGGCGATTCACCGGAGGCTCGCTTACGTGCCGGGCGACGTGCATCTGTGGCCGAATTTGACAGGGGGCGAGGTGATTGATGTATTCGGCAAGCTGCGGGGAAGCGTGGACCGAAAGAGGCGGGATCAGCTCATCAGTCGCTTTGATTTTGATCCGACGAAGAAGTGCGGAACCTATTCGAAAGGAAATCGGCAGAAGGTCGGGCTGATTTCGGCGTTTGCGTCTGATGTGGATCTCTATATTCTTGATGAACCGACATCAGGCCTTGACCCGCTGATGACGCAGGTTTTTCAGGAGTGCGTGGAGGAGCTGAAGGCGCGTGGAAAGACGATTCTCATGTCGAGTCATATCCTGTCTGATGTGGAGCGGCTCTGTGACGATATCAGTATGATCCGTCAAGGAGAGATTGTGGAATCCGGGAAACTGTCGGACCTCAGGCATATGACCCGTCTTCATTTGAAGGTGGAGACGGCGCTTGAAACAACAGGTCTGTCCCGAGTGCCGGGTGTTTCGAACGTCAGGCGGGAAGGGCGGATCACGGCGTTTGAAGTGGATCATGATGCGATGGACCCGGTATTGAGTCAGGTGATCACCTATCAGGTGAAGCACCTGGAGAGCCGGCCGCCGTCATTGGAAGATTTGTTTATGCAGCACTATGGACAGCGTGAGCCGGTGCAGGAAGAAGGGAGGGAAGTGCTGTGA
- a CDS encoding DUF418 domain-containing protein — MQRLDHLDSLRGFALFGILLVNMLGFQYGIRTQQHLQFESRLDETLYIVIQWFFQGSFYPVFAILFGMGGAIMYERAQAEGRSFRLCIPADS; from the coding sequence ATGCAGCGGCTTGATCATCTCGACAGTTTACGCGGATTCGCCCTCTTTGGCATTCTGCTCGTGAATATGCTCGGCTTTCAGTACGGCATTCGGACCCAGCAGCACCTGCAGTTTGAGAGCCGTCTTGATGAGACGCTCTACATCGTGATTCAGTGGTTCTTTCAAGGGAGCTTCTACCCGGTCTTTGCCATCCTCTTCGGGATGGGCGGGGCGATCATGTATGAACGGGCACAGGCGGAGGGACGGTCTTTCAGGCTGTGTATACCCGCCGACTCGTGA
- a CDS encoding diguanylate cyclase domain-containing protein translates to MNGQSQTEEALHQALDHYYDVYFRRGDIRETLALVDGDSTGAGTGAGEMAYTYDDVVRLYKQDLGQAPNEVHFEELSRTVTALNPDSGLTFSLLNLETEIMHQRLKFNQLRLTMVWRRDQKDQVFKIVHLHASFPTNEHEADESYPVKELEERNRVLERLVQDRTRELELSLEQQRDAASTDRLTGLRNRASLEDLLEMEINRAVQEEAVFAVILMDMDHFKRINDTHGHQAGDSCLKELAELLIRQSRPTDIVGRWGGEEFLIICPNTDERGSKDLAESFRLAVSAYRFTKTGAQTASFGVAAFMTGDDGETLIGRADRALYRAKGAGRNRVEV, encoded by the coding sequence ATGAACGGACAGAGCCAGACGGAAGAAGCACTGCACCAGGCGTTGGATCATTATTATGACGTGTATTTCCGGCGTGGTGACATCAGGGAGACGCTGGCCCTTGTGGACGGGGACTCGACGGGGGCCGGCACGGGTGCAGGGGAAATGGCATATACGTATGACGATGTGGTGAGACTCTATAAGCAGGATCTCGGTCAGGCACCGAATGAAGTCCACTTCGAGGAACTCAGTCGGACGGTTACCGCCTTGAATCCTGATTCGGGTCTGACTTTCTCACTGCTCAATCTGGAGACGGAGATCATGCATCAGCGCCTCAAATTCAATCAGCTTCGATTGACCATGGTGTGGCGGCGGGATCAGAAGGATCAGGTGTTCAAGATCGTGCATCTGCATGCTTCGTTTCCAACGAATGAACACGAAGCCGATGAATCGTACCCGGTGAAGGAGCTCGAGGAGCGGAACCGGGTGTTGGAGCGCCTCGTGCAAGACCGGACCCGGGAGCTGGAACTGTCGCTCGAGCAACAGCGTGATGCAGCGTCAACGGACCGGCTGACAGGCCTTCGGAACCGGGCGAGTCTCGAGGATCTCCTCGAGATGGAAATCAATCGTGCCGTCCAGGAAGAAGCGGTCTTCGCGGTGATTTTGATGGATATGGATCATTTTAAGCGGATCAATGATACACATGGTCATCAGGCCGGAGACAGCTGCCTGAAGGAACTCGCAGAACTCCTCATCAGACAAAGCCGCCCAACGGACATCGTCGGCAGATGGGGCGGGGAAGAATTTCTGATTATCTGCCCGAATACGGACGAAAGAGGGTCGAAGGATCTCGCAGAGTCGTTCCGGTTGGCTGTTTCGGCATACCGATTCACAAAAACGGGCGCTCAGACGGCAAGCTTCGGTGTGGCGGCATTTATGACGGGCGATGACGGTGAAACCCTCATCGGACGGGCGGATCGTGCGTTGTACCGGGCAAAAGGAGCGGGGCGGAACCGGGTGGAAGTGTGA
- a CDS encoding SLC13 family permease translates to MTVIKQLWQKSWESHDRIKDLLRLIGGRGTGEPPGSDSGRMEKASGKMTGTYRQPSPDGRDFTRKQVIGLLLGPLLFFAVLFLFPADDLPTAARGVLAATAWIATWWITEAIPIPVTSLLPVLLFPLVADISVGDVTPNYGNDIVFLFLGGFIIALALERWNLHKRIAITIIDFIGTSPKRLMLGFMLATAVLSMWISNTATAMMMVPIGTAIIYQLSHLIDESPVKDAKKQAEFFAKGLMIAIAYAASIGGLGTIIGTPPNTILAGQLRELFDVDLSFAGWMAFGVPLSIVLLILAWLYLVFFAFPMSLKEIPGSKEVIAGEKKALGRISADEKMVLTVFSLTALAWILRSFVLQEFVHPNINDAFIAIFGAIVLFMIPSFQYQGVKLMNWDTAKNVPWGILILFGGGLAIAGGFSDTGLDVWIGSQLTVLAGVHFILIVLAVTALVVFLTEITSNTASATMLMPVMAGFALAIDVHPLAMMVPAAVAASCAFMLPVATPPNAVVFGSGYLKMGDMIKAGVWMNIISIIIIVGFVTVLLPVAFGIDLQNFPSGLE, encoded by the coding sequence ATGACGGTAATCAAACAGCTCTGGCAGAAATCGTGGGAGAGTCACGACCGGATCAAAGACCTTCTTCGCCTCATTGGTGGCAGAGGCACCGGGGAACCTCCGGGTTCTGACAGCGGGCGGATGGAGAAAGCCTCCGGTAAAATGACGGGTACATACAGGCAACCTTCCCCAGACGGCCGGGATTTCACAAGAAAACAGGTGATTGGACTCTTATTGGGACCGCTGCTCTTTTTTGCTGTTTTATTTCTTTTTCCTGCGGATGATTTACCGACGGCCGCAAGAGGGGTTCTCGCCGCGACGGCCTGGATCGCCACCTGGTGGATTACGGAAGCCATACCGATTCCGGTGACGTCACTCTTGCCGGTTTTACTCTTTCCCCTCGTCGCGGACATTTCCGTCGGGGATGTGACACCGAACTACGGCAATGACATCGTTTTTCTCTTCCTGGGCGGGTTTATCATCGCCCTCGCCCTGGAACGGTGGAACCTCCACAAACGGATCGCCATCACAATCATCGACTTTATCGGCACGAGCCCAAAACGGCTCATGCTCGGGTTTATGCTCGCCACCGCCGTTCTGTCGATGTGGATCTCGAACACCGCCACGGCCATGATGATGGTCCCGATCGGTACCGCCATTATTTATCAGCTCTCTCACCTCATTGATGAGAGCCCTGTGAAGGACGCGAAAAAACAGGCAGAGTTCTTCGCAAAGGGACTGATGATCGCCATTGCCTACGCCGCCTCCATCGGCGGACTCGGCACGATTATCGGCACGCCGCCAAACACCATCCTTGCCGGACAGCTCCGTGAGCTCTTTGATGTGGATCTCTCCTTTGCCGGCTGGATGGCTTTCGGGGTCCCGCTTTCGATTGTGCTGTTGATCCTCGCCTGGCTGTATCTCGTTTTCTTTGCGTTTCCGATGTCGCTAAAAGAAATCCCCGGCAGTAAAGAGGTCATTGCAGGGGAGAAGAAGGCCCTCGGCCGGATCAGTGCCGATGAAAAAATGGTCCTGACCGTGTTCAGCCTGACCGCCCTTGCCTGGATTCTCCGGTCATTCGTCCTTCAGGAATTCGTGCATCCGAATATCAATGACGCCTTCATCGCCATCTTCGGGGCCATCGTATTGTTTATGATTCCTTCTTTTCAGTATCAGGGCGTGAAGCTGATGAACTGGGACACGGCGAAGAACGTGCCGTGGGGTATCCTGATTCTCTTCGGGGGCGGCCTCGCCATTGCCGGAGGCTTCTCTGACACCGGTCTCGACGTGTGGATCGGCAGCCAGCTCACGGTGCTTGCCGGCGTTCATTTTATCCTGATCGTCCTCGCTGTCACGGCGCTGGTCGTCTTCCTGACCGAGATCACGTCCAACACGGCATCGGCGACCATGCTCATGCCGGTCATGGCAGGCTTCGCCCTCGCCATCGACGTTCATCCCCTTGCCATGATGGTCCCGGCGGCTGTCGCCGCATCCTGTGCCTTTATGCTTCCGGTGGCTACGCCGCCAAACGCCGTCGTCTTCGGTTCCGGCTATCTGAAGATGGGGGATATGATTAAGGCCGGGGTCTGGATGAACATCATCTCCATTATCATCATCGTCGGGTTTGTCACAGTGCTTCTGCCGGTGGCGTTCGGGATCGATCTCCAGAATTTCCCATCCGGACTCGAATAA
- a CDS encoding response regulator transcription factor, with amino-acid sequence MKQGFDRERAFRSPPDLHVTALLAWSLRAGTDIGEISEEILQVMRTAVSYGRSALAVEVFLLLMWLYQRKNMPEMADDLMREMIPICRSCGYRQTIVDEGDIVQESLIRLRNRQTFLPDDSLYAGQLLDTLQPQAATSEAPLLPEPLSSRELDVLRLIMKGLTNKLIADSLYLSTGTVKWHTTNIYGKLGVSRRTEAVAKARSHGILTE; translated from the coding sequence ATGAAACAGGGATTCGACAGGGAGAGGGCTTTCCGGAGTCCCCCCGACCTGCATGTCACCGCCCTTCTCGCCTGGAGTCTCAGGGCAGGAACCGATATCGGTGAAATCAGTGAAGAAATCCTTCAGGTCATGCGCACCGCCGTTTCTTACGGCAGGAGCGCCCTGGCGGTCGAGGTCTTCCTTTTACTGATGTGGCTGTATCAGCGGAAGAACATGCCGGAAATGGCGGACGACCTGATGAGAGAAATGATCCCGATTTGCAGATCCTGCGGGTACCGACAAACGATCGTTGACGAGGGTGATATTGTTCAGGAATCTCTGATCCGATTAAGAAACCGTCAGACGTTTTTACCGGATGATAGCCTGTATGCAGGTCAGCTGCTCGACACCTTGCAGCCTCAAGCAGCAACATCCGAAGCTCCGCTTCTCCCTGAACCGTTAAGCAGCCGTGAGCTCGATGTCCTCCGTCTGATTATGAAAGGGCTGACGAACAAACTAATTGCCGACAGCCTGTATCTGTCAACGGGCACCGTCAAGTGGCACACGACCAATATTTACGGCAAGCTTGGAGTCAGCCGGAGGACGGAAGCCGTGGCCAAAGCACGATCACACGGTATCCTCACTGAATAA
- a CDS encoding glutathione peroxidase — translation MSVYDFKVKTSSGLNAPLNRYQGKVLLIVNTATKCGFTPQLDDLQKLQDQYGEQGLQILGFPSNQFDNQEPLGDGEITEFCSLNYGVNFPLFKKIDVRGEDAHPLYQHLTKAKPFNGFDMDHPTAKLMVSIIESKHPEYMLDDGIKWNFTKFLIDRNGEVTARFEPTVEPFDMKADIEALLQSETALNQ, via the coding sequence ATGAGCGTATACGATTTCAAAGTCAAAACATCCAGCGGGCTGAATGCCCCATTGAACCGATATCAGGGAAAGGTGCTCCTCATCGTCAATACGGCGACGAAATGCGGCTTCACCCCACAGCTCGATGACCTTCAGAAATTGCAGGATCAGTACGGTGAGCAGGGTCTTCAGATCCTCGGCTTCCCGTCCAATCAGTTTGACAACCAGGAACCCCTTGGCGACGGTGAGATCACCGAGTTCTGTTCGTTGAACTACGGCGTGAACTTTCCCCTCTTTAAGAAGATTGACGTCCGCGGAGAAGATGCCCATCCGCTGTATCAGCACCTGACAAAAGCCAAGCCTTTCAATGGCTTCGACATGGATCATCCGACGGCGAAGCTGATGGTCTCCATCATTGAGAGCAAGCACCCGGAGTACATGCTCGATGACGGCATCAAATGGAACTTCACAAAGTTTCTGATCGACCGGAATGGTGAAGTGACAGCACGATTCGAACCGACTGTTGAACCATTCGACATGAAGGCCGATATCGAGGCATTGCTTCAAAGTGAAACAGCACTAAACCAATAA